A window of the Vigna angularis cultivar LongXiaoDou No.4 chromosome 3, ASM1680809v1, whole genome shotgun sequence genome harbors these coding sequences:
- the LOC108325578 gene encoding transcription factor MYB62: MSTIAKRDLSSNEEDSELRRGPWTLEEDSLLIHYIARHGEGRWNMLAKSAGLKRTGKSCRLRWLNYLKPDIKRGNLTPQEQLLILELHSKWGNRWSKIAQHLPGRTDNEIKNYWRTRVQKQARQLNIESGSKRFIDAVKCFWMPRLLQKMEQNNSPSPHCSMTSMVNLGNSGEASMSSTSSSFNIPSVFSSSPPQREFIMDGANHLGTMSNPINPSPDSFPFSQLLGISEHPKSPPNVLENNVYSYPIQDNCYADTNNYGMEGLNMDPLSAMGTYDFPQFDFQSAGNGWMLDSVEDTTLWNMDAM; this comes from the exons ATGTCCACAATTGCAAAGAGAGATTTGAGTTCTAATGAGGAAGACAGTGAGCTGAGAAGAGGACCTTGGACTCTTGAAGAAGACAGCCTGCTCATTCACTATATTGCTCGTCATGGTGAAGGTCGGTGGAATATGTTAGCCAAGAGTGCAG GGCTGAAGAGGACTGGAAAAAGCTGCAGACTCAGATGGCTGAATTATTTAAAACCAGACATTAAGAGAGGGAACCTCACTCCACAGGAGCAACTCTTGATCCTTGAACTCCATTCCAAGTGGGGTAACAG GTGGTCAAAAATTGCTCAGCATCTGCCGGGGAGAACAGACAATGAGATCAAGAATTATTGGAGAACAAGGGTACAGAAGCAGGCACGCCAACTTAACATTGAGTCTGGAAGCAAGAGATTCATTGATGCCGTGAAGTGTTTTTGGATGCCGAGGTTGCTCCAAAAGATGGAACAGAACAATTCTCCGAGTCCTCACTGTTCCATGACAAGCATGGTGAATTTAGGGAATTCTGGAGAAGCTTCTATGAGTTCAACGTCAAGCAGCTTCAATATACCCTCTGTGTTTTCATCATCTCCTCCACAAAGGGAATTCATTATGGACGGTGCAAATCATCTTGGTACTATGTCCAACCCCATCAATCCATCCCCAGATTCCTTCCCATTTTCACAGCTGCTTGGAATTTCTGAACACCCCAAAAGTCCTCCCAATGTGCTTGAGAACAATGTCTACAGCTATCCAATCCAGGACAACTGCTATGCCGATACCAATAACTATGGCATGGAAGGCCTAAACATGGATCCCCTTTCAGCCATGGGAACTTACGACTTCCCACAGTTTGATTTTCAGAGCGCAGGGAATGGATGGATGTTAGACAGTGTGGAGGATACTACTTTATGGAACATGGATGCTATGTGA